Proteins from a single region of Streptomyces sp. Tu 3180:
- a CDS encoding DUF885 domain-containing protein, translating to MSQTNSALPRQVADAYVDELVALDPITGTFLGVKESSARLPDLSPAGQEALAELRRATLARLDEAERRPGADSGIERRCARLLRERLTAELAVYEADEGLRSVGNLGTIAHTVREVFTVTPAQTEEDWAAIAERLRAVPAALAGYRESLALGLERKLYAAPRPTATFVGQLGEWADTGEGRGWFEDFASAGPDALRADLDEAARTATAAVVELRDWMRDVYAPAVEGAPNTVGRERYARWARYYNGIDLDLDEAYAYGWSEYHRLLGEMRKEAEKILPGAGTPWVALAHLDEHGRHIEGVDEVRDWLQGVMDRAIESLDGTHFDLAERVRRVESRIAPPGSAAAPYYTPPSEDFSRPGCTWLPTMGLTRFPVYDLVSTWYHEGVPGHHLQLAQWVHVSEDLSRYQASVGMVSANAEGWALYAERLMDELGFLADAEERLGYLDAQMMRAARVIVDIGMHLELRIPADSPFHPGERWTPELAEEFFGAHSSRPADFVESELTRYLTIPGQAIGYKLGERAWLLGRENARRRHGDAFDLKAWHMAALSQGSLGLDDLVEELSAL from the coding sequence ATGTCTCAGACCAACAGCGCGCTGCCCCGTCAGGTCGCCGACGCCTACGTCGACGAGCTCGTCGCCCTCGACCCGATCACCGGGACCTTCCTCGGCGTGAAGGAGAGCTCCGCCCGTCTGCCCGACCTCTCGCCCGCCGGCCAGGAGGCGCTCGCCGAACTCCGGCGGGCCACCCTCGCGCGGCTCGACGAGGCCGAGCGCAGGCCCGGCGCGGACAGCGGCATCGAGCGCCGCTGCGCCCGCCTGCTGCGGGAGCGGCTCACCGCCGAACTGGCCGTGTACGAGGCCGACGAGGGGCTGCGCTCGGTCGGCAACCTGGGCACGATCGCGCACACGGTGCGCGAGGTGTTCACGGTGACGCCGGCGCAGACGGAGGAGGACTGGGCGGCGATCGCCGAGCGGCTGCGCGCGGTGCCGGCCGCGCTGGCCGGGTACCGCGAGTCCCTCGCGCTCGGCCTGGAGCGCAAGCTGTACGCGGCTCCGCGTCCGACGGCCACGTTCGTCGGGCAGCTCGGCGAGTGGGCGGACACCGGCGAGGGCCGCGGCTGGTTCGAGGACTTCGCCTCGGCCGGTCCGGACGCGCTGCGCGCGGACCTCGACGAGGCGGCCCGCACGGCCACCGCCGCCGTCGTGGAGCTGCGGGACTGGATGCGCGACGTGTACGCGCCGGCGGTCGAGGGCGCGCCGAACACCGTGGGCCGGGAGCGCTACGCCCGCTGGGCCCGCTACTACAACGGCATCGACCTGGACCTGGACGAGGCGTACGCGTACGGCTGGTCCGAGTACCACCGGCTGCTCGGCGAGATGAGGAAGGAGGCCGAGAAGATCCTGCCGGGTGCCGGGACGCCGTGGGTGGCGCTCGCGCACCTCGACGAGCACGGCCGGCACATCGAGGGCGTCGACGAGGTCCGCGACTGGCTCCAGGGCGTGATGGACCGGGCGATCGAGTCCCTGGACGGCACCCACTTCGACCTCGCCGAGCGGGTGCGGAGGGTGGAGTCGCGGATCGCCCCGCCGGGCAGCGCGGCGGCGCCGTACTACACGCCCCCGTCGGAGGACTTCTCCCGGCCGGGCTGCACCTGGCTGCCCACGATGGGCCTGACCCGCTTCCCGGTCTACGACCTGGTCTCCACCTGGTACCACGAGGGCGTCCCCGGGCACCACCTCCAGCTGGCGCAGTGGGTGCACGTGTCCGAGGACCTCTCCCGCTACCAGGCCTCCGTGGGCATGGTCAGCGCCAACGCCGAGGGCTGGGCGCTGTACGCGGAGCGGCTGATGGACGAGCTCGGGTTCCTCGCGGACGCCGAGGAGCGGCTGGGCTACCTGGACGCGCAGATGATGCGGGCGGCCCGGGTCATCGTCGACATCGGCATGCACCTGGAGCTCCGGATCCCGGCGGACTCTCCGTTCCACCCGGGTGAGCGCTGGACGCCGGAGCTGGCCGAGGAGTTCTTCGGGGCGCACAGCAGCCGCCCGGCGGACTTCGTGGAGAGCGAGCTGACCCGCTACCTGACGATCCCGGGCCAGGCGATCGGCTACAAGCTGGGCGAGCGGGCGTGGCTGCTGGGCCGGGAGAACGCGCGCCGGCGGCACGGCGACGCCTTCGACCTCAAGGCCTGGCACATGGCGGCCCTGTCCCAGGGTTCGCTGGGCCTGGACGACCTGGTGGAGGAGCTGTCGGCGCTGTGA
- a CDS encoding rhodanese-like domain-containing protein, giving the protein MTSTTVNPVLRVAPASPAAAAAHFRASLAFHTDVSDVAAALAAGGDPGFVLVDSRSTEAWDQGHVPGAVHLPAALVPERAGELLDPSVPVVTYCWGPGCDGAARAALALAELGYRVKEMLGGFEYWVREGFESESRHGREQHAPDPLTAPVGVADCGC; this is encoded by the coding sequence ATGACCTCCACCACGGTGAACCCCGTCCTGCGCGTCGCCCCCGCCTCCCCGGCCGCGGCCGCCGCCCACTTCCGCGCGAGCCTCGCGTTCCACACCGACGTCTCCGACGTGGCAGCCGCCCTCGCGGCCGGCGGCGACCCCGGTTTCGTCCTGGTGGACTCGCGGTCCACCGAGGCCTGGGACCAGGGCCACGTCCCCGGCGCCGTCCACCTTCCGGCGGCCCTCGTGCCCGAGCGGGCCGGGGAACTGCTGGACCCGTCGGTGCCGGTCGTGACCTACTGCTGGGGCCCCGGCTGCGACGGCGCCGCCCGCGCCGCACTGGCCCTCGCCGAACTCGGCTACCGCGTCAAGGAGATGCTCGGCGGCTTCGAGTACTGGGTGCGCGAGGGCTTCGAGTCCGAGTCCCGGCACGGCCGCGAACAGCATGCCCCCGACCCCCTGACGGCCCCGGTGGGCGTCGCCGACTGCGGTTGCTGA
- a CDS encoding Lrp/AsnC family transcriptional regulator, which translates to MTAYSPDATDWRILDVLQREGRASFAELARAVSMSASAVTERVRRMEEAGVIRGYTAVVDPERIGLPILAFVRLRYPTGNYKPFHDLVAATPEILEAHHVTGDDCFVIKVAARSMRHLEEVSGRIGALGSVTTSVVYSSPLPRRALGR; encoded by the coding sequence ATGACCGCGTATTCCCCGGACGCCACCGACTGGCGCATCCTCGACGTCCTCCAGCGTGAGGGGCGGGCCAGTTTCGCCGAGCTGGCCCGTGCCGTCTCCATGTCCGCGAGCGCGGTCACCGAACGGGTGCGCCGCATGGAGGAGGCCGGGGTCATCCGGGGGTACACGGCGGTGGTGGACCCGGAGCGGATCGGCCTGCCGATCCTGGCCTTCGTCCGGCTGCGCTACCCGACCGGCAACTACAAGCCGTTCCACGACCTCGTCGCCGCGACGCCCGAGATCCTGGAGGCGCACCACGTCACGGGCGACGACTGCTTCGTCATCAAGGTCGCCGCCCGTTCGATGCGGCACCTGGAGGAGGTGTCGGGCCGGATCGGCGCGCTGGGGTCGGTGACCACCAGCGTCGTCTACTCCTCGCCGCTGCCGCGCCGCGCGCTGGGGCGCTGA
- a CDS encoding SMC family ATPase, producing the protein MRLHRLDITAFGPFGDLQTVDFDELSAAGLFLLHGPTGAGKTSVLDAVCYALYGSVPGARQSGQGTSLRSDHAAPGTRTSVTLELTVAGRRLEITRQPPWERPKKRGTGTTLDKAQTWLREHDAARGTWKDLSRSHQEVGEEITQLLGMSREQFCQVVLLPQGDFARFLRADAEARGKLLGRLFDTRRFADVEKRLAERRRAAEARVRDGDADLLADAHRMQQAAGGVMELPELAPGEPGLAEAVLGAAAVARSTAREQYAVAHCRLAAAESAQAAADRALDDVRERDRLQRRFAEARERAARLEERAGAHREDQARMERARKAEAVAPALELRDAADAEHRRAAAAEAHARALLPASFADEGAAGLAAAARRAAEELGGLESARRAERRLAELLEERAGLERQERADEEVLHDAESWLADWEGTRAGLQDRIESARQAGTRAGELAVQRDPARRRLDAARTRDRLAEDAERAAEQVRTAREQALRAKQHWLDLKEQRLGGIAAELAAGLTDGAPCAVCGATEHPAPARRVDGHVDREAEERALADHQRAEERRAGDERRLGAVREALAAARAEAGDTPTEELARAVEELEQRHAEARAAASVLHSVQEELRRAEHEHGTRIAAQREAAVRAASRVGHRDRLDRERAALEEELARARGAATSVAARAEQLERSVTRLTDAADAVRAAEDAAQRLKEADARLADAAFRAGFDTPQAAADALLDDTAHRALQRRLDAWWQEEAAVRAVLAEPETAAAAQLPPADPAAAQRTAEEAARRVREAASARDAAARRCAELDRLSARAAASVRRLGPLREEYGRVARMAGLTAGTSADNERRMRLESYVLAARLEQVAAAATVRLHRMSSGRYTLVHSDDRTGRGRSGLGLHVVDAWTGRERDTATLSGGETFFASLALALGLADVVTDEAGGVRLDTLFIDEGFGSLDDQTLDEVLDVLDSLRERDRSVGIVSHVADLRRRVHAQLEVVKGRAGSALRQRGVR; encoded by the coding sequence GTGAGGCTGCACCGGCTGGACATCACCGCCTTCGGGCCCTTCGGGGACCTCCAGACCGTCGACTTCGACGAGCTGTCCGCCGCCGGGCTCTTCCTGCTGCACGGCCCCACCGGCGCCGGGAAGACCTCGGTGCTGGACGCCGTCTGCTACGCCCTGTACGGCTCCGTCCCCGGGGCCCGGCAGAGCGGTCAGGGCACGTCCCTGCGCAGCGACCACGCCGCACCGGGGACCCGCACCTCGGTCACCCTGGAACTCACCGTCGCCGGGCGCCGGTTGGAGATCACCCGGCAACCGCCCTGGGAGCGCCCGAAGAAGCGCGGCACGGGCACCACGCTGGACAAGGCCCAGACCTGGCTGCGCGAGCACGACGCGGCCCGGGGCACCTGGAAGGACCTCAGCCGTTCGCACCAGGAGGTCGGCGAGGAGATCACCCAGCTCCTCGGCATGAGCCGGGAGCAGTTCTGCCAGGTCGTGCTGTTGCCCCAGGGCGACTTCGCGCGCTTCCTGCGCGCCGACGCCGAGGCGCGCGGCAAGCTGCTGGGCCGCCTCTTCGACACCCGCCGCTTCGCCGACGTGGAGAAGCGCCTCGCCGAACGCCGGCGCGCCGCCGAGGCCCGGGTGCGGGACGGCGACGCGGACCTGCTGGCCGACGCGCACCGCATGCAGCAGGCGGCGGGCGGCGTCATGGAGCTGCCCGAACTGGCGCCGGGCGAACCGGGGCTGGCCGAGGCGGTGCTGGGCGCGGCCGCCGTGGCCCGCAGCACCGCACGCGAACAGTACGCCGTCGCCCACTGCCGCCTCGCCGCCGCCGAGTCCGCCCAGGCCGCCGCCGACCGGGCCCTGGACGACGTACGCGAACGGGACCGCCTGCAACGGCGGTTCGCCGAGGCGCGGGAGCGGGCCGCGCGCCTGGAGGAGCGGGCCGGCGCCCACCGGGAGGACCAGGCCCGCATGGAGCGGGCCCGCAAGGCCGAGGCGGTCGCCCCCGCCCTGGAACTGCGGGACGCCGCCGACGCGGAGCACCGCCGGGCGGCCGCCGCCGAGGCGCACGCGCGGGCCCTGCTCCCGGCGTCCTTCGCGGACGAGGGGGCGGCCGGACTCGCGGCCGCCGCGCGCCGCGCGGCCGAGGAGCTGGGCGGGCTGGAGTCGGCCCGCCGGGCCGAGCGGAGGCTGGCGGAACTCCTCGAGGAGCGGGCCGGGCTGGAGCGTCAGGAGCGCGCCGACGAGGAGGTGCTGCACGACGCGGAGAGCTGGCTCGCGGACTGGGAGGGGACCAGGGCCGGTCTGCAGGACCGCATCGAGTCCGCGCGGCAGGCCGGGACCAGGGCCGGTGAACTCGCCGTGCAGCGCGACCCCGCGCGCAGGCGGCTGGACGCGGCCCGGACGCGCGACCGGCTGGCCGAGGACGCCGAGAGGGCCGCCGAGCAGGTCCGCACCGCCCGGGAACAGGCCCTGAGGGCCAAGCAGCACTGGCTCGACCTCAAGGAGCAGCGACTGGGCGGCATCGCCGCCGAACTGGCCGCGGGCCTCACCGACGGTGCGCCCTGCGCGGTCTGCGGCGCCACCGAACACCCCGCCCCCGCCCGCAGGGTCGACGGGCACGTCGACCGCGAGGCGGAGGAGCGCGCCCTGGCCGACCACCAGCGCGCGGAGGAGCGGCGCGCCGGGGACGAGCGGCGCCTCGGCGCCGTGCGCGAGGCGCTGGCCGCCGCCCGCGCCGAGGCCGGTGACACACCCACCGAAGAACTCGCCCGCGCCGTGGAGGAGTTGGAGCAACGCCACGCCGAGGCCCGGGCCGCCGCCTCGGTCCTGCACTCCGTCCAGGAGGAGTTGCGCCGGGCGGAGCACGAGCACGGGACGCGGATCGCCGCCCAGCGGGAGGCCGCGGTCCGGGCCGCCTCCCGGGTGGGCCACCGCGACCGGCTGGACCGTGAGAGGGCCGCCCTGGAGGAGGAGCTGGCCCGGGCGCGGGGGGCCGCGACCAGCGTGGCCGCGCGCGCCGAGCAGCTGGAGCGGAGCGTCACCCGGCTCACGGACGCCGCCGACGCCGTCCGCGCCGCCGAGGACGCGGCCCAGCGGCTCAAGGAGGCCGACGCCCGGCTCGCCGACGCCGCCTTCCGCGCGGGCTTCGACACCCCGCAGGCCGCGGCCGACGCCCTCCTCGACGACACCGCCCACCGCGCACTGCAGCGGCGCCTGGACGCCTGGTGGCAGGAGGAGGCCGCCGTCCGCGCCGTCCTCGCGGAGCCGGAGACCGCGGCCGCCGCGCAGCTGCCGCCCGCCGACCCCGCCGCCGCGCAGCGGACCGCCGAGGAAGCGGCCCGCCGGGTGCGCGAGGCGGCCTCCGCGCGCGACGCCGCCGCCCGCCGCTGCGCGGAACTCGACCGGCTCTCCGCACGGGCCGCCGCCTCGGTGCGCCGGCTGGGGCCGCTGCGCGAGGAGTACGGCCGCGTGGCCCGCATGGCCGGCCTCACCGCGGGCACCTCCGCCGACAACGAGCGCAGGATGCGCCTGGAGTCGTACGTCCTGGCGGCCCGCCTGGAGCAGGTCGCCGCCGCCGCGACGGTACGCCTGCACCGCATGTCGTCCGGCCGCTACACCCTCGTCCACTCCGACGACCGCACCGGGCGCGGCCGCAGCGGGCTCGGCCTGCACGTCGTGGACGCCTGGACCGGCCGGGAGCGCGACACGGCGACCCTCTCGGGCGGCGAGACGTTCTTCGCCTCGCTCGCCCTCGCGCTCGGTCTCGCCGACGTCGTCACCGACGAGGCGGGCGGGGTCCGGCTGGACACCCTCTTCATCGACGAGGGCTTCGGCAGCCTCGACGACCAGACCCTCGACGAGGTCCTGGACGTCCTGGACTCCCTGCGCGAACGCGACCGCAGCGTGGGCATCGTCAGCCACGTCGCCGATCTGCGGCGCAGGGTCCACGCCCAGCTGGAGGTCGTGAAGGGCCGCGCGGGGTCGGCGCTGCGGCAGCGCGGGGTCCGCTGA
- a CDS encoding exonuclease SbcCD subunit D, translating into MRLLHTSDWHLGRAFHRVNMLGAQAAFVDHLVTTVRERDVDAVVVSGDVYDRAVPPLAAVELFDDALHRLAGLGVPTVMISGNHDSARRLGVGAGLIGRAGIHLRTEPSACGTPVVLSDAHGDVALYGLPYLEPALVRDEFGVEKAGHETVLAAAMDRVRADLAARARGTRSVVLAHAFVTGGRPSDSERDITVGGVAAVPAGVFDGVDYVALGHLHGCQTLTERVRYSGSPLPYSFSEAGHRKSMWLVDLAADGAVTAERVDCPVPRALARIRGTLEELLADPALARHEEAWVEATLTDPVRPADPMARLTERFPHTLSLVFAPDRPADDPEVSYARRLAGRGDLQIAEDFVAHVRGAGPDEHERAVLRDAFDAVRADETVREVAR; encoded by the coding sequence ATGAGACTGCTGCACACTTCCGACTGGCACCTCGGCCGGGCGTTCCACCGGGTCAACATGCTCGGTGCCCAGGCCGCGTTCGTCGACCACCTCGTCACCACCGTGCGGGAGCGCGACGTGGACGCGGTGGTCGTGTCGGGAGACGTGTACGACCGCGCGGTACCGCCGCTCGCCGCGGTCGAGCTGTTCGACGACGCGCTGCACCGCCTCGCCGGCCTCGGCGTGCCGACGGTGATGATCTCCGGCAACCACGACTCGGCCCGTCGTCTCGGCGTCGGCGCCGGGCTCATCGGGCGCGCGGGCATCCACCTGCGCACCGAACCGTCCGCGTGCGGCACGCCCGTGGTCCTGTCCGACGCCCACGGCGACGTCGCCCTCTACGGGCTGCCGTACCTCGAACCCGCCCTGGTGAGGGACGAGTTCGGCGTGGAGAAGGCCGGCCACGAGACGGTGCTCGCCGCCGCCATGGACCGGGTCCGCGCCGACCTCGCCGCACGCGCGCGCGGCACCCGCAGCGTCGTCCTCGCCCACGCCTTCGTCACCGGCGGCAGGCCCAGCGACAGCGAACGGGACATCACCGTCGGGGGAGTGGCCGCCGTGCCCGCCGGGGTGTTCGACGGCGTCGACTACGTGGCGCTCGGGCATCTGCACGGCTGCCAGACCCTCACCGAGCGGGTGCGCTACTCCGGCTCCCCGCTGCCGTACTCCTTCTCGGAGGCCGGCCACCGCAAGAGCATGTGGCTGGTCGACCTGGCCGCCGACGGGGCCGTCACCGCCGAGCGCGTCGACTGCCCGGTGCCGCGGGCCCTGGCCCGGATCCGCGGCACCCTGGAGGAACTGCTCGCCGATCCCGCACTGGCGCGGCACGAGGAGGCGTGGGTCGAGGCGACGCTCACCGACCCGGTCCGCCCGGCCGACCCCATGGCCCGGCTGACCGAGCGCTTCCCGCACACCCTCAGCCTCGTCTTCGCCCCGGACCGGCCGGCGGACGACCCCGAGGTGTCCTACGCCCGCCGCCTCGCCGGCCGCGGCGACCTGCAGATCGCCGAGGACTTCGTGGCCCACGTGCGCGGCGCCGGCCCCGACGAGCACGAGCGCGCCGTCCTGCGGGACGCCTTCGACGCGGTCCGCGCGGACGAGACGGTGCGGGAGGTGGCCCGGTGA
- a CDS encoding YigZ family protein: MQDEYRTVARAGVHETEINRSRFLCALAPAATEREAQDFIAAVRKEHADATHNCWAYVIGADASTQKASDDGEPGGTAGVPMLQMLLRRDMRYAVAVVTRYYGGVKLGAGGLIRAYGGAVGEALDALGTITRRRFRLATVTVDHQRAGKVQNDLRATGREVRDVRYGEEVTIEIGLPDADVAAFRAWLADATAGTAGFELGGEAYGDA; encoded by the coding sequence ATGCAGGACGAGTACCGCACCGTCGCGCGCGCGGGTGTGCACGAGACCGAGATCAACCGCTCCCGCTTCCTGTGCGCCCTCGCCCCGGCGGCCACCGAGCGGGAGGCGCAGGACTTCATCGCCGCCGTGCGCAAGGAGCACGCCGACGCCACCCACAACTGCTGGGCCTACGTCATCGGCGCCGACGCCTCGACCCAGAAGGCCAGCGACGACGGCGAACCCGGCGGCACCGCGGGCGTCCCCATGCTCCAGATGCTGCTCCGCCGCGACATGCGGTACGCCGTCGCCGTCGTCACCCGCTACTACGGCGGCGTCAAGCTCGGCGCCGGCGGCCTCATCCGCGCGTACGGCGGCGCCGTCGGCGAGGCCCTGGACGCCCTCGGCACCATCACCCGGCGCCGCTTCCGGCTGGCCACGGTGACCGTCGACCACCAGCGGGCCGGCAAGGTCCAGAACGACCTGCGCGCCACCGGCCGCGAGGTGCGGGACGTGCGCTACGGCGAGGAGGTCACGATCGAGATCGGCCTCCCGGACGCCGACGTGGCGGCCTTCCGCGCCTGGCTCGCCGACGCGACCGCGGGCACGGCCGGGTTCGAACTCGGCGGAGAGGCGTACGGGGACGCGTGA
- a CDS encoding histidine phosphatase family protein yields MIERPGAGPLRRLVVLRHAKSARPGDVTDHERPLAPRGRRDAPAAGRALAEADCLPGLALCSTAVRARRTWELAAAQWGTPPPVRYDPRLYAAGVPELLAVVRETPADVETLLLVGHNPGLEDLVLTLADDGLDDTLDRVREKFPTSAVAVLAWRGADWRDLAPGAALLTSVIVPRG; encoded by the coding sequence ATGATCGAGCGCCCCGGGGCGGGACCGCTGCGCCGCCTGGTCGTCCTGCGCCACGCCAAGTCCGCCCGGCCCGGGGACGTCACCGACCACGAACGCCCCCTCGCCCCGCGCGGCCGCAGGGACGCCCCCGCCGCCGGACGCGCGCTCGCCGAGGCCGACTGCCTGCCCGGCCTCGCCCTGTGCTCCACCGCCGTACGCGCCCGCCGGACCTGGGAGCTGGCCGCCGCGCAGTGGGGCACGCCCCCGCCGGTCCGGTACGACCCGAGGCTGTACGCCGCCGGCGTCCCCGAACTGCTGGCCGTGGTGCGCGAGACGCCGGCCGACGTCGAGACGCTGCTGCTGGTCGGCCACAACCCCGGCCTGGAGGACCTCGTCCTGACGCTGGCCGACGACGGCCTGGACGACACCCTGGACCGCGTCCGCGAGAAGTTCCCGACCTCCGCCGTCGCCGTCCTGGCCTGGCGCGGCGCCGACTGGCGGGACCTCGCCCCCGGCGCCGCGCTGCTGACCTCGGTGATCGTGCCCCGGGGGTGA
- a CDS encoding CoA-binding protein: MYGDEATVRKILTELGDTWAVVGLSSNRQRAAYGVAQVLQRFGKRVVPVHPKAETVHGERGYASLADVPFDVDVVDVFVNSDLAGAVADEAVAKGADAVWFQLGVVDEAAYGRTRAAGLEMVMDRCPAIEIPRLR; this comes from the coding sequence GTGTACGGCGACGAGGCAACGGTCCGCAAGATCCTCACCGAGCTCGGCGACACCTGGGCCGTGGTGGGCCTGTCGTCGAACCGGCAGCGCGCGGCGTACGGCGTCGCCCAGGTGCTGCAGCGCTTCGGCAAGCGCGTGGTGCCGGTGCACCCGAAGGCCGAGACGGTGCACGGCGAGCGGGGTTACGCCTCGCTCGCGGACGTCCCCTTCGACGTGGACGTCGTGGACGTGTTCGTCAACAGCGACCTGGCCGGAGCCGTCGCGGACGAGGCGGTGGCCAAGGGCGCCGACGCGGTGTGGTTCCAGCTCGGCGTCGTCGACGAGGCGGCCTACGGGCGCACCCGCGCGGCGGGGCTGGAGATGGTCATGGACCGCTGCCCGGCGATCGAGATCCCCCGGCTCCGCTAG
- a CDS encoding 4-hydroxybenzoate 3-monooxygenase, with the protein MDQTPHRSGSPAPQRFPVVVVGAGPAGLTVGNILRAAGLDCLVLESETRESVERRPRAGVIEERAVRGLERRGLARNLLERAELHTACEFRFDGERYRFPYQELTGSHHWVYPQPLLVTDLVREYADVRGGRIRFGVRDVRLHDLDGGRPSVSYLCPETGRRQVVRCDFVAGCDGARGVTRASVAPERARVARHDYGIGWLALLAEAPPSADCVLFGCHPDGFAGQMPRSPEVTRYYLQCPPGDDPDNWPHERVWAELRRRLGAAGAPPPAEGPLLEKRVLAMHDYVTEPMVFGRLFLAGDAAHLVAPIAAKGMNLALHDAFLLGDALAARLTKGDDSELAGYSAACLRRVWDYQEFSQWLSELYHGTAAGDPFRAGTTLARLRRLFASPSAAAAFAEQYLGTAARY; encoded by the coding sequence GTGGACCAGACCCCCCACCGCTCCGGCTCCCCTGCCCCGCAACGGTTTCCGGTCGTCGTCGTGGGCGCCGGACCCGCCGGGCTCACCGTCGGCAACATCCTGCGGGCGGCCGGCCTGGACTGCCTGGTCCTGGAGAGCGAGACCCGGGAGTCCGTCGAGCGGCGGCCCCGCGCCGGGGTGATCGAGGAGCGGGCGGTGCGCGGTCTGGAACGGCGCGGTCTCGCGCGGAACCTGCTGGAGCGGGCCGAGCTGCACACCGCGTGCGAGTTCCGCTTCGACGGGGAGCGGTACCGGTTCCCCTACCAGGAACTGACGGGGAGTCACCACTGGGTCTACCCGCAGCCGTTGCTGGTGACGGACCTGGTGCGCGAGTACGCGGACGTCCGCGGCGGACGGATCCGGTTCGGCGTGCGCGACGTGCGGCTGCACGACCTGGACGGCGGCCGGCCGTCGGTGTCGTATCTCTGCCCGGAGACCGGACGGCGGCAGGTCGTCCGGTGCGACTTCGTCGCGGGCTGCGACGGAGCCCGCGGGGTGACCAGGGCCTCCGTCGCGCCGGAGCGGGCCCGCGTCGCACGGCACGACTACGGCATCGGCTGGCTGGCCCTGCTCGCCGAGGCGCCGCCGTCCGCCGACTGCGTGCTGTTCGGCTGCCATCCGGACGGCTTCGCCGGGCAGATGCCCCGCAGTCCGGAGGTGACCCGCTACTACCTCCAGTGCCCGCCCGGCGACGACCCGGACAACTGGCCGCACGAACGCGTCTGGGCGGAACTGCGGCGCCGGCTCGGGGCGGCCGGGGCGCCCCCGCCGGCCGAGGGGCCGCTGCTCGAGAAGCGCGTGCTGGCCATGCACGACTACGTCACCGAGCCGATGGTGTTCGGGCGGCTCTTCCTGGCCGGGGACGCGGCCCACCTGGTCGCGCCGATCGCCGCCAAGGGCATGAACCTCGCCCTGCACGACGCCTTCCTGCTCGGGGACGCGCTGGCCGCCCGGCTCACGAAGGGCGACGACAGCGAACTGGCCGGCTACTCGGCGGCGTGCCTGCGGCGCGTGTGGGACTACCAGGAGTTCTCGCAGTGGCTGTCCGAGCTGTACCACGGCACCGCGGCGGGAGACCCGTTCCGCGCCGGCACCACGCTCGCCCGGCTGCGCCGCCTGTTCGCCTCGCCCAGCGCCGCCGCCGCCTTCGCGGAGCAGTACCTGGGCACGGCCGCGCGGTACTGA
- a CDS encoding metalloregulator ArsR/SmtB family transcription factor, with protein sequence MSARMHLSPAHDAHPRTPGEEHFALAAELLALLGDRTRLTLLHALTGGEADVTTLTEVCGAARPAVSQHLARLRLAGLVDTRKEGRRVIYSLRDGHLRRLVDEALNVADHRIGDRPPHD encoded by the coding sequence ATGAGCGCACGCATGCACCTGTCACCTGCGCACGATGCGCACCCACGCACGCCGGGCGAGGAGCACTTCGCGCTCGCGGCGGAGCTCCTCGCCCTGCTCGGCGACCGCACCCGGCTGACCCTGCTGCACGCCCTGACCGGCGGCGAGGCCGACGTCACCACGCTCACCGAGGTGTGCGGCGCGGCGCGGCCGGCGGTCAGCCAGCACCTGGCGCGGCTGCGCCTGGCGGGGCTGGTGGACACGCGCAAGGAGGGCCGCCGGGTGATCTACTCACTGCGCGACGGACACCTGCGCCGCCTGGTGGACGAGGCGCTGAACGTGGCCGACCACCGGATCGGCGACCGGCCGCCGCACGACTGA